A region of Triplophysa rosa linkage group LG16, Trosa_1v2, whole genome shotgun sequence DNA encodes the following proteins:
- the cited4a gene encoding cbp/p300-interacting transactivator 4a gives MAEHMMMPMTHGSAGGGLHGYRMGMNGPSPHGPQAGLRTLPNGQLMHYGRGPQSSMEAAMRQRNAMNGVMNGHINGQMGGGHPHQMQQANMMYGGPNPQQHHHQQQQQQQGHPQAQHHHMHQNPQQYMGGGGLTASQQLMASMHLQKLNTQYNVHPHGPINGHHMGNVQHRMGPAQLAGMQMGMGGPALGLNVMDMDLIDEEVLTSLVLELGLDRVQELPELFLGQNEFDFFSDFVCKQQPSTVSC, from the coding sequence ATGGCCGAACACATGATGATGCCCATGACCCACGGCTCCGCCGGCGGAGGCCTGCACGGGTATCGCATGGGAATGAACGGCCCTTCCCCACACGGACCCCAGGCCGGCCTGCGAACCCTTCCCAACGGGCAGCTCATGCACTACGGCAGGGGTCCTCAGAGCTCCATGGAGGCGGCCATGAGGCAGAGGAATGCGATGAACGGCGTCATGAACGGTCACATCAATGGCCAGATGGGCGGTGGACACCCCCACCAAATGCAGCAAGCCAACATGATGTATGGGGGGCCGAATCCACAGCAGCATCAtcatcagcagcagcagcagcagcagggaCATCCTCAGGCACAACATCATCACATGCACCAGAACCCACAGCAGTACATGGGCGGAGGAGGTCTCACAGCATCTCAACAGCTCATGGCTAGCATGCATCTTCAGAAACTCAACACCCAGTACAACGTGCACCCGCACGGGCCCATCAACGGGCACCACATGGGAAACGTCCAGCACAGAATGGGTCCCGCTCAGTTGGCGGGCATGCAGATGGGGATGGGTGGACCGGCGTTGGGCCTCAACGTCATGGACATGGACTTGATTGATGAGGAGGTTCTAACGTCCTTAGTGCTGGAGCTCGGCTTGGACCGCGTCCAAGAACTGCCTGAGCTTTTTCTAGGACAAAATGAGTTTGACTTTTTCTCGGACTTTGTGTGCAAGCAGCAGCCCAGTACTGTCAGCTGCTGA